One genomic segment of Gossypium arboreum isolate Shixiya-1 chromosome 3, ASM2569848v2, whole genome shotgun sequence includes these proteins:
- the LOC108477896 gene encoding uncharacterized protein LOC108477896, whose translation MQDGKVVAYASRQLKINEGNYPTHGIELAEVVFVFKIWRHYLYSERCIIYNNHKSLEYLLTQKELNHRQSRWIELLKDYDWTKEYHPSKVNVVSDALSRRVMTDLKAMFARLSMFDDGSLLAEFQVKPTWIDHIHVKQIRDEFLGLWFRQVESGNTSDFWLNSDGVLCF comes from the coding sequence atgcaagatggtaaagtggtggcttatgcgtcTCGACAGCTTAAGATAAATGAGGGAAACTATCCGACGCATGGTATCGAGTTGGCTGAGGTGGtctttgtgttcaaaatttggaggcattatttgtatagtGAAAGGTGTATTATTTACAATAATCATAAGAGCCTCGAGtacctcctcactcagaaggagttaaatcatAGGCAGAGtcgatggattgagttgcttaaggattatgactggaCAAAAGAGTACCATCCTAGTAAGGTTAATGTGGTATCCGATGCTCTCAGTCGTAGAGTGATGACTGATCTGAAGGCAATGTTCGCTCGTCTTAGTATGTTCGATGATGGGAGTTTGTTAGCTGAGTTCCAGgttaagccgacttggattgatcaTATTCATGTTAAACAGATAAGGGATGAGTTTCTAGGTTTGTGGTTTCGTCAGGTTGAGAGTGGCAACACTTCAGATTTTTGGTTGAATAGTGATGGAGTTTTGTGTTTCTGA